One segment of Montipora foliosa isolate CH-2021 unplaced genomic scaffold, ASM3666993v2 scaffold_349, whole genome shotgun sequence DNA contains the following:
- the LOC137987457 gene encoding uncharacterized protein, with protein sequence MIRQPSSTMIVGPSGSGKTQLTEALLTEGNVIEGGRTKPCHYCYAVWQPRFERMKGRGIRFHEGIPDISDLRQWFGKSQGGILVLDDLMDEGGNDKRVLDLFTRESHHRNITVLYLCQDLFPPGKYAKTISRNAHYLFVFKNPRDQSGFRALTLQAFPDRWRDVLRLFEKCTQRPYGYIMMDLHPASDDRYRLFSCVTQSDGPTQVWKRE encoded by the coding sequence ATGATACGACAACCCAGTAGCACGATGATCGTCGGTCCATCGGGGAGTGGCAAAACGCAATTGACCGAAGCGCTCTTGACGGAAGGTAATGTCATTGAAGGAGGTCGGACCAAACCGTGTCATTACTGTTATGCTGTGTGGCAACCGCGTTTCGAACGGATGAAAGGTCGTGGGATCCGATTTCACGAAGGGATCCCCGACATTTCGGATCTTCGACAATGGTTTGGAAAAAGTCAAGGTGGGATCCTGGTCTTGGACGATCTCATGGACGAAGGTGGGAACGACAAACGCGTGTTGGACCTATTCACTCGAGAATCGCATCATCGGAACATCACGGTGTTGTATTTGTGTCAAGACTTATTTCCACCCGGCAAGTATGCCAAGACCATCTCTAGGAATGCCCATTATCTCTTTGTGTTCAAGAATCCTAGAGATCAATCGGGATTTCGGGCCTTGACATTACAAGCCTTTCCCGATCGATGGCGTGACGTTCTTCGTCTCTTCGAAAAGTGCACGCAACGCCCGTACGGGTATATAATGATGGACCTTCATCCCGCTTCAGACGATCGGTACCGACTGTTCAGTTGTGTGACACAATCGGATGGTCCGACCCAAGTGTGGAAACGTGAATGA